Proteins encoded together in one Planctomyces sp. SH-PL14 window:
- a CDS encoding DUF1549 domain-containing protein has protein sequence MPSLATAPTRPIPARCCVCLFVLLFVRPLAARGEGPSAEPAALEPMTHQIDAHFARLWGDLKIRPEPLCDDAVFLRRLSLDVIGRIPTSAEVREFLAAPAATRRGVWIERLVASPAHSLHRANIWRRILLPQASAAEYAALALPFEAWLQREFSQGTPYDRLITQLLTATHSDRETSSAAMSFLAVGERKPENLAASSSRLLLGVNLDCAQCHDHPFARWSNRQFWEFAAFFVAPGGETDAAADVPTALTIRIPQTDQVVAARWLSDEPVVLPSTLQRDTGRNVLAAWITSRNNPYFARNAVNRTWASLLGRGLVEPLDDLSAASRSEHAPLLDHLARSFAETGFDLSRLTRAIVSSQVYQLSSAAIVTRDLGSGDTHFARMAVRGLSGEQLYASLRTAAGFPFERADPVDRGGARERQRVVTAFATDQPANAQRSILQTLELMNGPLGREWTSSPTVTAIASSPFLNRDGQLKGVCLATLGRPPGDEELTELRTLVPDRGSLSPEHLGGVFWVLVNSTEFSTNH, from the coding sequence GTGCCTTCGCTCGCGACTGCCCCCACCCGTCCGATCCCCGCCCGCTGCTGCGTGTGTCTGTTCGTGCTGTTATTCGTCCGGCCCCTCGCCGCGCGTGGCGAAGGGCCGAGCGCCGAGCCCGCGGCGCTCGAGCCGATGACGCATCAGATCGACGCGCACTTTGCGCGGCTCTGGGGCGACCTCAAGATCCGTCCCGAGCCCCTCTGTGACGACGCGGTGTTCCTGCGGCGGCTCTCGCTCGATGTCATCGGCCGGATCCCGACTTCGGCGGAAGTCCGAGAGTTCCTCGCGGCTCCCGCGGCCACGCGGCGAGGGGTCTGGATCGAGCGTCTCGTGGCATCGCCGGCCCACAGCCTGCACCGGGCCAACATCTGGCGGCGGATTCTGCTCCCGCAGGCTTCGGCCGCCGAGTATGCGGCCCTCGCCCTCCCGTTCGAAGCGTGGCTCCAGAGGGAATTCTCGCAGGGGACCCCCTATGACCGGCTCATCACGCAGCTCCTGACCGCCACGCACAGCGACCGCGAGACCTCCTCCGCCGCGATGAGTTTCCTCGCGGTCGGCGAGCGGAAGCCGGAGAACCTCGCCGCCAGTTCGTCGCGGCTGCTGCTGGGCGTGAACCTCGACTGCGCCCAGTGCCATGACCATCCCTTCGCCCGCTGGTCGAACCGGCAGTTCTGGGAATTCGCCGCTTTCTTCGTCGCACCGGGAGGGGAGACGGACGCGGCGGCGGACGTTCCCACGGCCCTCACCATCCGGATCCCGCAGACGGACCAGGTCGTCGCCGCCCGCTGGCTGAGCGACGAGCCGGTGGTCCTGCCGTCGACGCTTCAGCGGGACACTGGCCGGAACGTCCTGGCGGCCTGGATCACGTCGCGAAACAATCCCTACTTCGCCCGCAACGCGGTGAACCGGACGTGGGCTTCGCTCCTGGGGCGGGGACTCGTCGAGCCGCTCGACGACCTGTCGGCCGCCAGCCGGTCAGAACACGCCCCGCTCCTCGACCACCTCGCGCGGTCCTTTGCCGAAACGGGCTTCGACCTCAGTCGATTGACCCGGGCGATCGTGTCGTCCCAGGTCTACCAGCTCTCCAGCGCGGCGATCGTGACGCGGGACCTCGGCTCCGGCGACACCCACTTTGCCCGAATGGCGGTCCGTGGCCTGTCGGGGGAACAGCTCTATGCGAGCCTGCGGACCGCGGCCGGGTTCCCGTTCGAGCGGGCCGATCCCGTCGACCGCGGCGGCGCGCGGGAGCGGCAGCGCGTTGTCACCGCCTTCGCCACGGATCAGCCGGCGAATGCGCAGCGTTCCATTCTTCAGACGCTGGAGCTGATGAACGGTCCACTCGGCCGGGAGTGGACCAGCAGCCCGACCGTGACGGCAATCGCCTCCTCCCCATTCCTCAACCGCGATGGTCAGCTCAAGGGGGTTTGCCTCGCCACGCTCGGCCGGCCCCCGGGGGACGAGGAGCTGACGGAGCTGAGAACGCTCGTCCCCGACCGCGGCTCGCTGTCGCCGGAACATCTGGGAGGGGTGTTCTGGGTCCTGGTGAACTCCACGGAATTCAGCACGAATCACTGA